A stretch of Myceligenerans xiligouense DNA encodes these proteins:
- the panD gene encoding aspartate 1-decarboxylase, translated as MMIAKIHRATVTQADLHYVGSITVDSDLLDAVDLIPGQQVDVVDVTNGARLTTYVIPGEPGSGQICINGAAAHLVDPGDIVIIIGYGMLSDADARTFLPSVVFVDENNRIVERSDEPGHVPDGYGLTESGLPIEPYQQAGLVRTAAGRMAGEAGDGTTPRGA; from the coding sequence ATGATGATCGCCAAGATCCACCGCGCCACGGTCACTCAGGCCGACCTGCACTATGTGGGATCCATCACCGTCGACTCCGATCTGCTGGACGCGGTGGACCTGATCCCGGGCCAGCAGGTCGACGTCGTCGACGTGACCAACGGCGCACGGCTCACCACCTACGTGATCCCCGGCGAACCGGGTTCCGGGCAGATCTGCATCAACGGCGCCGCGGCGCACCTCGTCGACCCGGGCGACATCGTCATCATCATCGGCTACGGGATGCTGTCCGACGCCGACGCGCGCACGTTCCTGCCGAGCGTGGTGTTCGTGGACGAGAACAACCGGATCGTGGAGCGCAGCGACGAGCCCGGTCACGTGCCGGACGGTTACGGCCTGACCGAGAGTGGCCTGCCGATCGAGCCGTACCAGCAGGCCGGGCTCGTACGGACGGCCGCGGGCCGGATGGCGGGCGAGGCCGGCGACGGCACCACGCCGCGCGGCGCATGA
- the panC gene encoding pantoate--beta-alanine ligase, whose translation MTDDAGAAGEHDSGAPGGDAGSASAGPLVARTRQDLREALVRWTMSAPIASVAGEGPARRAVVMTMGALHEGHLDLVRRAREVAGASGQVVVTIFVNPLQFGEGEDLAAYPRDLAGDVEKLASVGADVVFAPAPDTVYPYGDPIVRVSAGRIGEVLEGEFRPGHMDGVLTVVLKLVHLVRPDVALFGQKDAQQLLAVRRMAADLDLDVEIVGVPTVRDADGLALSSRNAYLSGDERERALALSRALRAGAEAGARGAAEVRREASEVLNAATGVEVDYLALVDPITVDDVPDDHSGPALLLVAARVGTTRLIDNQTVEVSSQVT comes from the coding sequence ATGACCGACGACGCCGGAGCGGCGGGCGAGCACGACTCCGGCGCCCCGGGTGGCGACGCGGGAAGCGCCTCGGCGGGTCCGCTGGTGGCCCGCACCCGTCAGGACCTGCGCGAGGCGCTCGTGCGGTGGACGATGTCGGCTCCGATCGCGAGCGTGGCCGGCGAGGGCCCGGCCCGGCGAGCCGTCGTGATGACCATGGGCGCGCTGCACGAGGGCCACCTGGACCTGGTGCGCCGGGCCCGGGAGGTGGCCGGGGCGAGTGGCCAGGTGGTCGTGACGATCTTCGTGAACCCGCTCCAGTTCGGCGAGGGCGAGGATCTCGCGGCCTACCCGCGCGACCTGGCCGGCGACGTGGAGAAGCTGGCCTCCGTGGGAGCCGACGTGGTGTTCGCGCCCGCGCCCGACACCGTCTACCCGTACGGCGACCCGATCGTGCGGGTGTCGGCGGGACGGATCGGTGAGGTGCTGGAGGGCGAGTTCCGGCCGGGGCACATGGACGGCGTGCTGACCGTGGTGCTCAAGCTCGTGCACCTGGTGCGGCCGGACGTGGCGCTGTTCGGGCAGAAGGACGCCCAGCAGCTCCTGGCGGTGCGCCGCATGGCGGCTGACCTGGACCTCGACGTCGAGATCGTCGGCGTCCCGACGGTGCGTGACGCGGACGGCCTGGCCCTGTCGTCGCGCAACGCCTACCTGTCCGGCGACGAGCGGGAGCGCGCGCTCGCCCTGTCCCGCGCGCTGCGTGCCGGGGCGGAGGCCGGGGCCCGCGGGGCCGCCGAGGTGCGGCGCGAGGCGTCGGAGGTCCTGAACGCCGCCACCGGGGTCGAGGTGGACTACCTCGCACTCGTCGATCCGATTACCGTTGATGACGTGCCCGATGACCATTCGGGTCCCGCCCTGCTTCTCGTGGCGGCGCGGGTGGGCACGACCAGACTGATCGACAACCAGACTGTCGAGGTGTCGTCGCAGGTCACGTAG
- a CDS encoding PH domain-containing protein, translating to MTSPFDPADVTWSRVSTRLTAARLIPATITFAVPIVVGVVLALILSPWFWLLAGASAGLLAWTAIVVPRQVRAIGYAEREDDLLIRKGILFRSLTVVPYGRMQYVDVEAGPLDRKLGLAKVQLHTASVGTDAQIPGLSPEEAARLRDRLASRGEARLAGL from the coding sequence ATGACCAGCCCGTTCGACCCGGCCGACGTGACCTGGAGCCGGGTCTCGACCCGTCTGACCGCCGCGCGCCTCATCCCGGCGACGATCACGTTCGCCGTCCCCATCGTGGTCGGCGTGGTCCTGGCCCTGATCCTCTCCCCGTGGTTCTGGCTGCTCGCCGGGGCATCCGCGGGGCTCCTGGCGTGGACGGCGATCGTCGTCCCGCGGCAGGTGCGCGCCATCGGCTACGCGGAACGCGAGGACGACCTGCTGATCCGCAAGGGCATCCTGTTCCGCTCGCTCACCGTGGTCCCGTACGGGCGCATGCAGTACGTGGACGTCGAGGCCGGCCCGCTGGACCGCAAGCTCGGGCTGGCGAAGGTCCAGCTCCACACCGCTTCGGTGGGTACCGACGCACAGATCCCCGGCCTGTCCCCGGAGGAGGCGGCGCGGCTGCGCGATCGGCTCGCCTCCCGCGGTGAGGCCCGGCTGGCGGGCCTGTGA
- a CDS encoding PH domain-containing protein produces MNAPGTTPEQVPDRDAALRWRRVHPVTPMVRGWAVLGGALFIIGQQTLDGGPNEGGVVGLLTSSYWWTVPLGLVLIGLIGFGFAVLAWRMTTYAVGDETVHLRRGVVFRQQRHARLDRLQAVDVRQPLVARLFGLSELRLEVAGGSDSGIAIGYLRDADASELRNELLARAAGLKATTAPAQGPGGVPGTAGPGDPGVAETTPDVPSGAPEAPERPVLEVPMGRLVASLLRTGVTIFFAAFIVGLIVTVVVTGTPQVVFAVIAPFIGIGGYLFNRFSTEFAFRVAISADGIRLRHGLLETRAQTIPPGRVQAVSITQGLLWRGRDWWRVQVNVAGYAADSDSGTTNVLLPVGTRDEALTVLSLVLPDLGIDDPRAVLEAGLSGDSRTPGPFTGSPESAVWVDPVGWRRQGFAVTGRALLLRSGRLYRILTVVPHERTQSLGIAAGPLQRRLGVASFEVHSTPGPVSPGVHHIAAGDAAELLEEQAARARSARAHAGPERWMEAPR; encoded by the coding sequence GTGAACGCGCCGGGGACGACGCCGGAGCAGGTGCCGGACCGGGACGCGGCACTCCGCTGGCGCCGGGTGCACCCGGTCACGCCCATGGTGCGGGGCTGGGCGGTGCTGGGCGGTGCGCTGTTCATCATCGGCCAGCAGACGCTGGACGGCGGCCCGAACGAAGGCGGCGTCGTCGGCCTGCTCACCAGCTCGTACTGGTGGACCGTGCCGCTGGGACTGGTCCTCATCGGCCTGATCGGGTTCGGGTTCGCCGTCCTGGCCTGGCGGATGACCACGTACGCCGTCGGCGACGAGACGGTCCACCTGCGCCGCGGGGTCGTGTTCCGGCAGCAGCGGCACGCGCGCCTCGACCGGTTGCAGGCCGTGGACGTCCGCCAGCCGCTCGTCGCCCGGCTGTTCGGGCTGAGCGAGCTCAGGCTCGAGGTGGCGGGCGGCTCGGACTCCGGCATCGCCATCGGCTACCTCCGCGACGCCGACGCGAGCGAACTGCGCAACGAGCTCCTCGCGCGCGCCGCGGGCCTGAAGGCCACGACGGCCCCCGCGCAGGGACCGGGCGGGGTGCCGGGCACAGCGGGCCCGGGCGATCCCGGCGTCGCGGAGACGACACCGGACGTGCCGTCCGGCGCTCCGGAGGCGCCCGAGCGCCCTGTCCTCGAGGTCCCGATGGGGCGGCTGGTCGCCTCGCTGCTGCGTACGGGCGTGACGATCTTCTTCGCGGCCTTCATCGTCGGGCTGATCGTGACGGTGGTCGTCACGGGCACCCCGCAGGTCGTGTTCGCCGTGATCGCGCCGTTCATCGGCATCGGCGGATACCTGTTCAACCGGTTCTCCACCGAGTTCGCGTTCCGGGTGGCCATCAGCGCGGACGGCATCCGGCTCCGGCACGGCCTGCTCGAGACGCGCGCGCAGACCATTCCGCCCGGCCGGGTGCAGGCGGTGTCGATCACCCAGGGTCTGCTCTGGCGGGGCCGTGACTGGTGGCGCGTCCAGGTCAACGTCGCCGGGTACGCGGCGGACAGCGACTCCGGCACGACCAACGTGCTCCTGCCCGTCGGCACCCGGGACGAGGCACTGACGGTGCTCTCCCTCGTGCTGCCCGACCTGGGCATCGACGACCCCCGTGCCGTCCTGGAGGCCGGCCTGTCCGGCGACTCCCGGACACCCGGTCCCTTCACCGGCAGCCCGGAGAGCGCCGTCTGGGTGGACCCGGTCGGCTGGCGCCGGCAGGGCTTCGCCGTGACAGGACGTGCCCTGTTGCTGCGCAGCGGGCGGTTGTACCGCATCCTGACGGTGGTGCCGCACGAGCGGACGCAGTCCCTGGGCATCGCCGCGGGGCCCCTGCAACGGCGGCTCGGGGTCGCCTCGTTCGAGGTGCACTCCACCCCCGGGCCGGTCAGCCCGGGTGTGCACCACATCGCCGCCGGCGACGCGGCGGAGCTGCTGGAGGAACAAGCGGCACGGGCCCGCAGCGCGCGCGCCCACGCCGGACCCGAACGCTGGATGGAGGCCCCCCGGTGA
- a CDS encoding DUF3180 domain-containing protein, with translation MRRTSVVTLVAVLVGVAVVGWPVLRSLEANGVYLPMVPWLVDVAIVVLAAAVFRFGWTVRAYQKGDRPSLDGLRAARTLVLAKAAALTGALLGGWYLAQVLLVLPDLAVEPRRDKAIAAAVAVVCAVGLSVVGLVVERFCQLPPSGGKESDTDGSTATA, from the coding sequence ATGCGGCGTACCTCCGTCGTCACCCTCGTCGCGGTCCTCGTCGGCGTCGCCGTCGTGGGCTGGCCGGTGCTGCGCTCGCTGGAGGCCAACGGCGTGTACCTGCCGATGGTGCCGTGGCTCGTCGACGTGGCGATCGTGGTGTTGGCGGCCGCGGTGTTCCGGTTCGGCTGGACGGTGCGCGCCTACCAGAAGGGGGACCGTCCGTCGCTGGACGGTCTCCGTGCGGCGCGAACGCTCGTGCTCGCGAAGGCCGCGGCGCTGACGGGGGCGCTCCTCGGCGGCTGGTACCTCGCGCAGGTGCTGCTCGTGCTGCCGGACCTGGCGGTCGAGCCGCGCCGGGACAAGGCGATCGCGGCGGCCGTCGCCGTCGTGTGCGCCGTGGGGCTGTCCGTCGTCGGGCTCGTGGTGGAGAGGTTCTGCCAGCTGCCGCCGTCGGGCGGCAAGGAGAGCGACACGGACGGTTCGACGGCGACCGCCTGA
- the folK gene encoding 2-amino-4-hydroxy-6-hydroxymethyldihydropteridine diphosphokinase produces the protein MTNFAGAVPGPDGRPLDQIRITGVNGRGRHGVLASERATGQEFRADVVLHVDTRAAAEGDDLRATVSYADVAQEAHDVLVGEPVDLIETLAERIAAAALGHEPVRAVDVTVHKPQAPIPVSFTDVEVSIRRDRVAVPPVVGAAAFAAEASPVDRWAAEAADPHAAAGEFAQPERAESVEPTTADRPAAPAVDPLTAPIADLTAGDAAPGAEPAGWSAEAAADTPVSGENLVIPEITPADPVGAVEGHDRHQNGFEHAGAPAADQAAPVAEAVEPQPQDAGMIDGVPSVEHGVPAFEPHADAPARPVEDEAIARRPAYDPAAAQAHGFAAAAEAPAPDAAVPGAEQYRTDEQYRTDERYQPDDRYQPEQQYQPEQYESESYQPDAYQPEVYQPEFPQETRQQFQPEQDQQAAFAEQDPAAFAGQAQAGFAEQPAPVNGVGQRSTPEDRLDEAPAEPVEVVLALGANLGDPQATLRAAVMDLDRITGLQITEVSPLARTAAVGGPEQPDYLNAVVVARTSLAPRGLLHACQAIEYAHGRTREEHWGPRSLDIDIITYGLLTASADDLEVPHPRAHERAFVLEPWSQLKPDAVLPGLGGGPVAQLAATAEDRQGIRWLALDWLTESHSGADPTGDVEPQPTASHRPYDPPAPSQPAPSQDQQVPEQHAHQDRTAHEQAFHGGPQAGQGPGGPYQQQAQDPFPQQDAFQPPQNGAPAAHPQGFGPDGVPHPQMSGAVPPPEEALVPAPQAPVTDDPGARAPHTPPAAPLVPPAVRETAHHDLSLEQVPVEPAHPVFAPVRPHPGDVPFAPVNQTAGDRQRTQPADDRPAWAPVRTDEHGHRG, from the coding sequence GTGACCAACTTTGCGGGAGCGGTGCCGGGTCCGGACGGACGACCACTGGACCAGATCCGGATCACGGGAGTCAACGGGCGCGGACGCCACGGAGTGCTGGCGTCAGAGCGCGCGACAGGCCAGGAGTTCCGGGCCGACGTCGTGCTGCACGTCGACACCCGTGCGGCCGCCGAGGGCGACGACCTGCGCGCCACGGTCAGCTACGCGGACGTGGCCCAGGAGGCCCACGACGTGCTCGTGGGGGAGCCGGTCGACCTCATCGAGACGCTGGCCGAGCGCATCGCCGCGGCCGCGCTGGGGCACGAGCCGGTGCGGGCGGTCGACGTGACCGTGCACAAGCCGCAGGCCCCGATCCCGGTCTCGTTCACCGACGTGGAGGTCTCGATCCGTCGTGACCGCGTCGCGGTGCCGCCGGTGGTGGGCGCTGCTGCGTTCGCCGCCGAGGCCTCGCCCGTGGACCGGTGGGCGGCCGAGGCCGCCGACCCGCACGCCGCGGCGGGTGAGTTCGCCCAGCCCGAGCGGGCCGAGTCCGTGGAGCCGACGACGGCGGACCGGCCGGCGGCTCCGGCAGTCGACCCGCTGACCGCACCGATCGCGGACCTCACGGCGGGCGACGCGGCTCCGGGCGCCGAGCCGGCCGGGTGGTCTGCCGAGGCCGCCGCGGACACACCCGTGTCGGGGGAGAACCTCGTGATCCCGGAGATCACGCCGGCCGACCCCGTCGGTGCGGTCGAGGGACACGACCGGCACCAGAACGGGTTCGAGCACGCCGGTGCTCCGGCGGCGGACCAGGCGGCGCCGGTGGCCGAGGCCGTCGAGCCCCAGCCTCAGGACGCGGGCATGATCGACGGGGTTCCCTCGGTGGAGCACGGCGTGCCCGCCTTCGAGCCGCACGCGGACGCCCCCGCGCGACCCGTCGAGGACGAAGCGATCGCCCGCCGTCCGGCCTACGACCCGGCCGCGGCCCAGGCGCACGGGTTCGCCGCGGCGGCCGAGGCACCGGCACCGGATGCCGCCGTCCCGGGTGCCGAGCAGTACCGGACGGACGAGCAGTACCGGACGGACGAGCGGTACCAGCCGGACGACCGGTACCAGCCCGAGCAGCAGTACCAGCCCGAGCAGTACGAGTCCGAGTCGTACCAGCCGGACGCCTACCAGCCCGAGGTGTACCAGCCCGAGTTCCCGCAGGAGACCCGGCAGCAGTTCCAGCCCGAGCAGGACCAGCAGGCAGCCTTCGCCGAACAGGATCCGGCAGCGTTCGCCGGGCAGGCCCAGGCCGGATTCGCCGAGCAGCCCGCCCCGGTGAACGGCGTCGGGCAGCGATCGACGCCCGAGGACCGGCTCGACGAGGCCCCGGCCGAACCCGTCGAGGTGGTGCTCGCGCTCGGTGCCAACCTCGGCGACCCGCAGGCGACCCTGCGCGCCGCCGTGATGGACCTGGACCGGATCACGGGCCTGCAGATCACGGAGGTCTCGCCGCTCGCCCGCACGGCCGCCGTCGGCGGACCCGAGCAGCCCGACTACCTCAACGCGGTGGTCGTGGCGCGGACGAGCCTGGCGCCTCGTGGCCTGCTGCACGCCTGCCAGGCCATCGAGTACGCGCACGGCCGCACCCGCGAGGAGCACTGGGGGCCGCGCAGCCTCGACATCGACATCATCACCTACGGGCTGCTCACGGCGTCCGCGGACGACCTCGAGGTGCCGCACCCGCGAGCCCACGAGCGGGCGTTCGTGCTGGAGCCGTGGTCCCAGCTCAAGCCGGACGCGGTGCTGCCCGGCCTGGGGGGCGGCCCCGTCGCACAGCTCGCGGCGACGGCGGAGGACCGGCAGGGCATCCGCTGGCTCGCGCTGGACTGGCTGACCGAGTCGCACTCGGGCGCCGACCCGACGGGCGACGTCGAGCCGCAGCCGACCGCGTCCCACCGCCCGTACGACCCGCCGGCGCCGTCGCAGCCCGCGCCGTCCCAGGACCAGCAGGTCCCGGAACAGCACGCCCACCAGGACCGGACGGCGCACGAGCAGGCCTTCCACGGCGGCCCGCAGGCCGGCCAGGGTCCGGGCGGCCCGTACCAGCAGCAGGCGCAGGACCCGTTCCCGCAGCAGGACGCGTTCCAGCCGCCGCAGAACGGGGCGCCCGCGGCGCATCCGCAAGGTTTCGGACCCGACGGCGTGCCGCATCCGCAGATGTCGGGCGCGGTGCCGCCGCCGGAGGAAGCGCTGGTGCCCGCCCCGCAGGCGCCCGTGACCGACGACCCCGGCGCCCGGGCGCCGCACACGCCACCTGCCGCGCCGCTCGTACCGCCCGCGGTGCGTGAGACGGCTCATCACGACCTCTCCCTGGAACAGGTTCCGGTCGAGCCGGCCCACCCGGTGTTCGCCCCGGTGCGGCCGCATCCGGGAGATGTCCCGTTCGCTCCGGTGAACCAGACGGCGGGTGACCGGCAGCGGACGCAGCCCGCCGACGACCGCCCCGCCTGGGCCCCGGTCCGGACGGACGAGCACGGGCATCGCGGCTGA
- a CDS encoding L-aspartate oxidase: MTLPTARLARALAAPEAGWTTRVDAVVVGSGIAGLTAALELRTRVPRVLLVTKGALSSGSTVWAQGGIAAALDPQDTPEAHLQDTLAAGGGLSDRDAVKVLVTEGPERVRELVARGAVFDAGPGGDIALTREGGHRADRIAHAGGDATGAEISRALVAQIEAVRDDPGIEVVEHALVLDILTSAPAGGGVRRVAGVTLHVRGEGSRDGVGAVLAPVVILATGGIGQVFRSSTNPAGATGDGIAAALRAGAVVGDLEFVQFHPTVLWLGTGAKGQLPLISEAVRGEGALLLDVDGHRFMPGVHEMAELAPRDVVAHAIVRQMGATGADNVLLDVRHLGRTFLSGRFPTITRRLAELGIDWSEEPVPVAPAQHYHSGGVVTDLTGRSSVPGLYAVGEVACTGVHGANRLASNSLLEGLVFAQRAARDVAERYAAGNLSDAPEPAARPGGTGLVAAVARSRVQKAMSDGSGVIRTASSLARTDERLAAVRSDAHVAAEVVAEPQAAEWETTNVHQVARALTRAAWLRTESRGGHFRADHPKPDPDWERRVLVSLDDDGGLRVR, from the coding sequence ATGACGCTGCCCACCGCGCGGCTCGCGCGGGCCCTGGCCGCACCCGAGGCAGGCTGGACCACCCGTGTGGACGCCGTGGTGGTGGGTTCCGGGATCGCCGGCCTCACGGCCGCGCTCGAGCTGCGCACGCGGGTGCCCCGGGTGCTGCTCGTGACCAAGGGTGCGCTGTCCAGCGGCTCGACCGTGTGGGCGCAGGGAGGGATCGCCGCCGCGCTCGACCCGCAGGACACCCCCGAGGCGCACCTGCAGGACACGCTCGCCGCCGGCGGCGGACTCTCCGACCGCGACGCGGTGAAGGTGCTGGTCACCGAGGGGCCGGAGCGGGTGCGCGAGCTGGTGGCGCGGGGCGCGGTGTTCGACGCCGGCCCCGGGGGCGACATCGCGCTCACCCGGGAAGGCGGTCACCGCGCCGACCGGATCGCCCACGCGGGCGGCGACGCGACGGGCGCGGAGATCTCCCGCGCACTGGTCGCGCAGATCGAGGCGGTCCGTGACGACCCGGGCATCGAGGTGGTGGAGCACGCCCTCGTCCTGGACATCCTCACGTCCGCGCCGGCCGGTGGCGGCGTGCGCCGTGTCGCCGGCGTGACCCTGCATGTGCGGGGAGAGGGCAGCCGGGACGGGGTGGGCGCGGTCCTCGCTCCCGTGGTGATCCTCGCGACCGGCGGGATCGGGCAGGTGTTCCGGTCGTCCACCAACCCGGCCGGTGCCACGGGTGACGGGATCGCGGCCGCGCTGCGGGCCGGGGCGGTGGTCGGTGACCTCGAGTTCGTGCAGTTCCACCCGACGGTGCTGTGGCTCGGGACAGGGGCGAAGGGGCAGCTCCCGCTGATCAGCGAGGCCGTGCGCGGCGAGGGTGCGCTGCTGCTCGACGTCGACGGCCACCGCTTCATGCCCGGCGTGCACGAGATGGCGGAACTGGCGCCGCGTGACGTCGTCGCGCACGCCATCGTCCGGCAGATGGGCGCGACCGGCGCCGACAACGTGCTGCTCGACGTCCGGCACCTCGGCCGGACGTTCCTCTCGGGGCGCTTCCCGACCATCACGCGCCGCCTCGCCGAGCTCGGCATCGACTGGTCCGAGGAGCCGGTGCCCGTCGCCCCGGCCCAGCACTACCACTCGGGCGGTGTCGTGACCGACCTCACGGGCCGCTCCTCGGTGCCCGGTCTGTACGCGGTGGGGGAGGTCGCCTGCACGGGCGTGCACGGCGCGAACCGGCTGGCATCCAACTCGCTGCTGGAAGGGCTGGTGTTCGCGCAGCGGGCCGCGCGGGACGTCGCCGAGCGGTACGCGGCGGGGAACCTGTCGGACGCGCCCGAGCCCGCGGCGCGGCCCGGCGGCACCGGGCTCGTCGCGGCGGTGGCGCGGTCCCGGGTGCAGAAGGCGATGTCGGACGGGTCGGGCGTGATCCGCACGGCGTCGTCGCTCGCGCGCACCGACGAGCGGCTGGCCGCGGTCCGGTCGGACGCGCACGTCGCCGCCGAGGTCGTCGCCGAGCCGCAGGCCGCCGAGTGGGAGACCACGAACGTGCACCAGGTGGCGCGCGCCCTGACCCGCGCGGCGTGGCTCCGCACGGAGTCCCGCGGCGGCCACTTCCGCGCCGACCACCCGAAGCCCGACCCGGACTGGGAACGGCGGGTCCTGGTGAGCCTGGACGACGACGGCGGGCTGCGGGTGCGCTGA
- a CDS encoding heme-degrading domain-containing protein: MNDDAQTAITQVTEQEAELVLTTFTHDDAWRLGSRLTELAIERDLPVTVDIRKGTQQVFHAARPGTTPDNDSWVERKVRVVYRFGASSYLVGLKARAEGADFNATHDLSLQEYAAHGGAFPVRVAGVGIVGVVTVSGLAQQDDHALVVEALRELVAAQGPSSDRG; this comes from the coding sequence ATGAACGACGACGCGCAGACGGCCATCACCCAGGTGACCGAGCAGGAGGCCGAGCTGGTCCTCACCACCTTCACGCACGACGACGCCTGGCGCCTGGGCTCCCGGCTCACCGAACTCGCGATCGAACGGGACCTCCCCGTGACGGTCGACATCCGCAAGGGGACGCAGCAGGTGTTCCACGCGGCGCGCCCGGGAACGACGCCGGACAACGACTCCTGGGTGGAGCGCAAGGTGCGGGTGGTCTACCGGTTCGGCGCGTCGTCGTACCTGGTGGGCCTGAAGGCACGGGCCGAGGGGGCGGACTTCAACGCCACCCACGACCTCTCGCTCCAGGAGTACGCCGCGCACGGCGGCGCGTTCCCGGTGCGTGTCGCCGGGGTGGGGATCGTCGGCGTCGTGACGGTCTCGGGGCTGGCGCAGCAGGACGACCACGCCCTGGTGGTGGAGGCCCTGCGCGAGCTGGTCGCCGCGCAGGGCCCGTCGTCGGACCGGGGCTGA
- a CDS encoding Rossmann-like and DUF2520 domain-containing protein, protein MTTPPEPPAESATRPGRLGVGVVGAGRVGAVLGSALRAAGHTVVGASGISEASRERIATLLPGVPVCEVAQVVERAELVLLAVPDDALAPLVAGLADTGAWQPGQLAVHTSGAAGTAVLEPARAAGAIPLAIHPAMTFTGTSLDLARLEGSTFAVTAPAAVQPIGQALVVEIGGEPVIVPEEARVLYHAALAHGANHLVVLVAQAAQALGEAGIAAPGRVLAPLLGAALESATRAADVAGNGGPGAITALTGPVSRGDVGTVERHTEALAELAARTGATDIPAGYAELARGATRRALASHRIGDDAASALLDALDRARAERKDH, encoded by the coding sequence GTGACCACACCGCCCGAACCCCCCGCGGAATCCGCGACGCGGCCCGGCAGGCTGGGCGTCGGCGTCGTGGGCGCCGGACGGGTCGGCGCGGTCCTGGGCAGCGCGCTGCGGGCCGCGGGTCACACCGTCGTCGGTGCCAGCGGCATCTCCGAGGCGTCGCGCGAGCGCATCGCCACCCTGCTGCCCGGTGTGCCGGTGTGCGAGGTGGCGCAGGTGGTGGAGCGCGCCGAGCTGGTACTGCTCGCGGTGCCCGACGACGCCCTCGCACCGCTCGTGGCCGGACTCGCCGACACCGGGGCGTGGCAGCCGGGACAGCTCGCGGTCCACACGTCGGGGGCGGCGGGGACGGCGGTGCTGGAACCCGCGCGTGCGGCCGGCGCGATCCCGCTCGCGATCCACCCCGCGATGACGTTCACGGGCACCTCGCTGGACCTGGCCCGGCTGGAGGGCAGTACGTTCGCGGTGACGGCCCCGGCGGCGGTGCAGCCGATCGGGCAGGCGCTCGTGGTGGAGATCGGCGGGGAGCCGGTGATCGTGCCGGAGGAGGCGCGCGTGCTCTATCACGCGGCGCTCGCGCACGGCGCGAACCACCTGGTGGTGCTCGTGGCACAGGCCGCTCAGGCGCTGGGCGAGGCGGGGATCGCCGCGCCCGGCCGGGTGCTCGCGCCGCTCCTGGGCGCGGCGCTGGAGTCGGCGACGCGAGCCGCTGACGTCGCGGGAAACGGGGGGCCGGGAGCGATCACGGCGCTGACGGGGCCGGTGTCGCGGGGCGACGTCGGCACCGTGGAGCGCCACACGGAGGCGCTGGCGGAGCTCGCGGCGCGCACCGGCGCGACCGACATCCCGGCCGGGTACGCCGAACTCGCCCGCGGCGCGACGCGCCGGGCCCTGGCGAGTCACCGCATCGGCGACGACGCGGCGAGCGCCCTGCTGGACGCGCTGGACCGCGCCCGCGCGGAGAGGAAGGACCACTGA